In Hamadaea flava, a genomic segment contains:
- a CDS encoding S8 family peptidase — protein sequence MTFTRLLPRLAVTAAFALVAAMTATGQPAQAGPVGQILYAGDSTAIPGSYIVVLKDDVSTSSLTATASGLANRYGGSINRTYKHAVHGFSAKMSATAAAQLAANPDVAYVEQDRTISLAGTQAPTPSWGLDRIDQRALPLDNSYTYANNGAGVKAYIIDTGINFTHSDFGGRAISGADTVDNDNDASDCHGHGSHVAGTVGGTSYGVAKGVTLVGVRVIGCTGSGTYSGVIAGVDWVAADHAAGARAVANMSLAGPYDAGLNTAVARAISDGVVFAVAAANSNADACSFTPAMVPEAITVGATTDTDTRASYSDYGYCVDIFAPGSGITSAWIGSDTATKTANGTSMATPHVTGAAALVLAANPGFTPQQVRDKLVVNTATYGVVTDPGPGSPNRLLNVSNVAPPSQDFAMAVTPGSGNTGIGGSLTATVSTTTTVGSAEPVTFAVAGGLPAGATATFSPATVTSGGSSTMTITTSASTAPGTYPVTLKGAGTYHAQNATFTLTVNAAPGCSQTNGTDVPILEGTKQPQESPITISGCAGSVGMSTVEVHIKHTYISDLIVTLVSPNKTSYILHNRAGVSAVNIDKVYTLNLSGQTANGTWKLTARDAAKTGDAGYIDSWTLNLGT from the coding sequence ATGACGTTCACGCGTCTGCTACCCAGATTGGCGGTCACCGCGGCTTTCGCCTTGGTGGCCGCGATGACCGCCACCGGTCAACCCGCCCAGGCCGGGCCGGTCGGCCAGATCCTGTACGCCGGTGATTCCACGGCGATCCCCGGTTCCTACATCGTGGTCCTGAAGGACGACGTCAGCACGAGTTCGCTCACCGCCACCGCGAGCGGCCTTGCGAACCGATACGGCGGGTCGATCAACCGCACGTACAAGCACGCGGTGCACGGATTCTCCGCGAAGATGTCCGCGACCGCTGCCGCCCAGCTCGCCGCGAACCCGGACGTGGCGTATGTGGAGCAGGATCGCACCATTTCCCTGGCGGGCACGCAGGCTCCTACGCCGTCGTGGGGGCTTGACCGCATCGATCAGCGGGCGCTGCCCCTGGACAACTCCTACACCTATGCGAACAACGGCGCTGGGGTGAAGGCGTACATCATCGACACCGGCATCAACTTCACGCACAGCGACTTCGGTGGCCGGGCGATCTCCGGTGCCGACACCGTCGACAACGACAACGACGCCAGCGACTGCCACGGGCACGGCAGCCACGTCGCCGGCACCGTCGGCGGCACCTCCTACGGCGTCGCGAAAGGCGTCACGCTGGTCGGCGTACGCGTCATCGGCTGCACCGGGTCGGGCACCTACTCCGGCGTCATCGCCGGGGTCGACTGGGTCGCCGCCGACCACGCGGCCGGTGCGCGAGCTGTGGCCAACATGAGCCTCGCCGGACCCTACGATGCGGGCCTGAACACCGCAGTCGCCCGCGCGATCAGCGACGGTGTGGTCTTCGCCGTCGCCGCTGCGAACAGCAACGCCGACGCCTGCTCGTTCACCCCGGCCATGGTTCCCGAGGCGATCACGGTCGGCGCGACAACCGACACGGACACCCGGGCGTCCTACTCCGACTACGGCTATTGCGTGGACATCTTCGCGCCCGGCAGCGGCATCACCTCGGCATGGATCGGCTCGGACACCGCGACCAAGACCGCCAACGGCACGTCGATGGCGACCCCGCACGTGACCGGCGCGGCCGCGCTGGTCCTCGCCGCGAACCCCGGCTTCACTCCGCAGCAGGTACGCGACAAGCTGGTCGTCAACACCGCCACCTACGGTGTCGTCACCGATCCGGGCCCCGGGTCGCCGAACCGGCTGCTCAACGTCAGCAACGTCGCACCGCCGTCGCAGGACTTCGCCATGGCCGTGACGCCCGGGTCCGGCAACACCGGCATCGGCGGCTCGCTCACGGCGACCGTCAGCACCACCACCACGGTGGGCAGCGCCGAACCCGTGACCTTCGCGGTCGCCGGCGGCCTTCCTGCCGGAGCCACCGCCACCTTCAGCCCGGCGACGGTCACCTCCGGCGGCAGCTCGACGATGACCATCACGACCTCGGCGTCGACGGCGCCGGGCACCTATCCGGTCACCCTCAAGGGCGCCGGCACCTATCACGCCCAGAACGCGACGTTCACGCTGACCGTGAACGCGGCCCCCGGCTGCTCGCAGACCAACGGGACCGACGTGCCGATCCTCGAGGGCACCAAACAGCCCCAGGAGAGCCCGATCACGATCTCCGGCTGCGCCGGATCCGTGGGGATGAGCACGGTCGAGGTGCACATCAAGCACACCTACATCAGCGACCTGATCGTCACCCTGGTCTCGCCGAACAAGACCTCCTACATCCTGCACAACCGGGCAGGCGTATCCGCGGTCAACATCGACAAGGTCTACACCCTCAACCTTTCCGGCCAGACCGCGAACGGCACCTGGAAGCTGACCGCACGCGACGCAGCGAAAACGGGTGACGCCGGCTACATCGACAGCTGGACGCTCAACCTCGGCACCTGA
- a CDS encoding peptide-N4-asparagine amidase, with the protein MRRYATAVAAAMVLLLGAGSTAHAATPPPSEFGNDWDDPRTATPPIARPDGPSCTIRIVNHQFVNFDPFVGAYAPPAECAGPWQTVVLTVHGAVRGRQFDRLGRLAIGGATIFKTSTPEPSVDGIAWTVEKDVTAYSALLSRPQQVTMWLGNVVDDTYTGVLDIQADLTFYPGGRPTGTPDDVLPLADTASDGPDTTGSLTVARNTERLVAEVYATGSGGGCEEFWYITAPSASGYSCPADNGPYREVQVLVDGEIAGIAMPYPHIYTGGWSNPFLWYAIPAPRAFNVAPVTYDLSPFVGRLTDGKRHQVRVHVLGVPAGQGGWEAPTNFFAWRDAGSAVVAGALLASHVSELDNAVTVGSSDVTVAAAHKFTAVGYVQTSHGRVTYNVQRTVGNTSHHVWGEQENPDALKAEWTDNSTVVVAGRQPSITVHNARYLLDGSVIISAENRLTTTFTVTDAATHSTVGPKSSTRWTQDDTFTGTASWTLGVPRPDRHATGTSRQRYQLHGDTCYDHTIATVNGYFTEDSSGC; encoded by the coding sequence ATGAGACGCTATGCGACCGCTGTCGCGGCAGCGATGGTCCTGCTCTTGGGGGCCGGATCAACCGCACACGCCGCCACCCCGCCGCCCTCAGAGTTCGGCAACGACTGGGACGACCCACGCACGGCCACCCCGCCGATCGCCAGGCCCGATGGACCGTCATGCACGATCCGAATCGTCAACCATCAGTTCGTTAACTTCGATCCCTTCGTCGGCGCGTACGCCCCACCGGCCGAGTGCGCCGGTCCATGGCAGACGGTCGTGCTGACGGTGCACGGAGCCGTTCGAGGCCGTCAGTTCGACCGGCTGGGCCGCTTGGCGATCGGGGGCGCCACCATCTTCAAGACGTCGACCCCGGAGCCGTCGGTCGACGGGATCGCGTGGACGGTCGAGAAGGACGTGACCGCGTACTCCGCGTTGCTGTCGAGACCTCAGCAGGTGACGATGTGGCTCGGCAATGTCGTCGACGACACCTACACCGGCGTTCTGGACATCCAGGCAGATCTGACGTTCTACCCTGGCGGCAGGCCCACGGGAACCCCCGACGACGTACTGCCGCTCGCCGACACCGCCAGCGACGGCCCAGACACGACGGGCAGCCTGACGGTCGCCCGTAACACCGAGCGTCTGGTCGCCGAGGTCTACGCGACCGGCTCCGGCGGTGGCTGCGAGGAGTTCTGGTACATCACCGCTCCCTCCGCCAGCGGCTACTCCTGCCCGGCCGACAACGGTCCCTACCGTGAGGTGCAGGTGCTCGTCGACGGCGAGATCGCAGGCATCGCCATGCCCTATCCGCACATCTACACCGGAGGCTGGTCCAACCCCTTCCTCTGGTACGCCATACCTGCGCCACGCGCCTTCAACGTCGCGCCGGTCACGTATGACCTGAGTCCGTTCGTCGGCCGGTTGACGGACGGCAAACGCCATCAGGTGCGCGTACACGTGCTCGGGGTACCGGCCGGGCAGGGCGGCTGGGAGGCGCCGACGAACTTCTTCGCCTGGCGCGACGCCGGTTCCGCGGTGGTGGCCGGTGCCTTGCTCGCCTCTCATGTCTCCGAACTGGACAATGCCGTGACCGTGGGTTCGAGTGACGTCACCGTGGCGGCAGCGCACAAGTTCACCGCCGTAGGCTATGTGCAGACCTCGCACGGCCGGGTGACGTACAACGTGCAGCGCACCGTCGGAAACACCTCACACCACGTCTGGGGTGAGCAGGAAAACCCCGATGCGCTCAAAGCCGAATGGACCGACAACTCCACGGTGGTCGTCGCTGGCCGGCAACCCTCGATAACCGTCCATAATGCGCGCTATCTCCTCGACGGCTCGGTCATCATCTCCGCCGAGAACCGCCTCACCACCACGTTCACGGTGACCGACGCTGCGACCCACTCGACCGTCGGCCCGAAGTCGTCCACCAGGTGGACGCAGGACGACACCTTCACGGGCACGGCGAGCTGGACACTTGGGGTTCCGCGCCCGGACCGGCACGCGACCGGCACCTCGCGCCAGCGTTACCAGCTCCACGGAGACACCTGTTACGACCACACGATCGCCACCGTGAACGGCTACTTCACCGAGGACAGCTCGGGCTGCTGA
- a CDS encoding M4 family metallopeptidase, with protein MTSRIRRSALAASAILTVCGVLTAFTVPADASLDRSNTPAALLANKAAFLHASAHDRFTQRSATTSGGLTFRAYDRTYKGLKVVGGDFVLATDRNDRVVIDSVAQRAGIGELSTTPQLGKERAEAIAKAQLTSVNSTEGTQLVVDALGDQARLAWETTVTGIGAEGFSSLTVQVDALTGAVLDRQEHVHYGTGTSAWNGTVPLDTTHSGSTYSMAAPGTANLSCQDSATNITFSGPDDLFGNGDPTDRETGCVDALYGAEGEMRMLSQWLGRSGMDGSGGAVPVRVGYQAINAFYQDGIQIQIGHNTAGQWIGDIDVVAHELGHGVDYHTGSAGSTIGTSEFVADAFGAATEAFVLGRTDYLVGGAVNLKGTGLPIRNMYNPSLVNNDPNCYTGKLYEEHKWAGVGNHWFYLLAEGSNPTNGQPVSPTCDGSTVPTGVGIQNAIKILYTAMLLKNSKSSYLTYRAGTLKAAKALDPTCALYNATKAAWNAVTVPVQKSEPSC; from the coding sequence GTGACATCACGCATACGCAGAAGTGCGCTGGCTGCCAGCGCCATACTCACCGTCTGCGGCGTACTCACCGCGTTCACCGTTCCGGCCGACGCGAGTCTCGACCGGTCGAACACTCCGGCGGCGTTGCTCGCGAACAAGGCGGCCTTCCTGCACGCGAGCGCGCACGACCGGTTCACGCAGCGTTCGGCCACCACCTCCGGCGGCCTGACGTTCCGCGCCTACGACCGGACTTACAAGGGCCTCAAGGTCGTCGGCGGCGACTTCGTCCTCGCCACTGACCGCAACGATCGGGTGGTCATCGACTCCGTCGCGCAGCGGGCAGGCATCGGTGAGCTGTCGACGACGCCGCAACTCGGCAAGGAGCGCGCGGAGGCGATCGCCAAGGCGCAGCTGACGTCGGTGAACAGCACCGAGGGAACGCAGCTGGTCGTCGACGCCCTCGGCGACCAGGCCCGGCTGGCCTGGGAGACCACTGTCACCGGGATCGGCGCCGAAGGCTTCAGCAGCCTCACCGTCCAGGTGGACGCGCTGACCGGTGCGGTTCTCGACCGTCAGGAGCACGTCCACTACGGAACCGGCACTTCGGCATGGAACGGCACCGTCCCCCTCGACACGACGCACTCCGGCAGCACCTACAGCATGGCCGCGCCGGGAACCGCCAACTTGTCGTGCCAGGACTCCGCCACCAACATCACCTTCTCCGGACCCGACGACCTGTTCGGCAATGGAGACCCCACCGATCGCGAGACCGGCTGCGTGGACGCGCTCTACGGCGCCGAGGGCGAGATGCGGATGCTGTCGCAATGGCTCGGCCGCTCCGGAATGGACGGCAGTGGCGGTGCGGTTCCGGTTCGCGTGGGCTACCAGGCGATCAATGCCTTCTACCAGGATGGGATCCAAATTCAGATCGGACACAACACCGCGGGTCAGTGGATCGGCGACATCGACGTCGTCGCGCACGAGCTGGGTCATGGCGTCGATTACCACACCGGCAGCGCCGGGTCCACGATCGGCACCTCGGAATTCGTGGCGGACGCCTTCGGCGCCGCGACGGAGGCGTTCGTGCTCGGCCGCACCGACTACCTCGTGGGCGGGGCCGTCAACCTCAAGGGAACAGGCTTGCCGATCCGCAACATGTACAACCCGTCGCTGGTCAACAACGACCCCAACTGCTACACGGGCAAGCTCTACGAGGAACACAAGTGGGCCGGCGTCGGCAACCACTGGTTCTACCTGCTGGCCGAAGGCTCGAACCCGACCAACGGCCAGCCGGTCAGCCCCACCTGCGACGGCAGCACCGTCCCCACCGGAGTCGGAATCCAGAACGCGATCAAGATCCTCTACACCGCGATGCTGCTGAAGAACTCCAAGAGTTCGTACCTGACGTATCGCGCCGGGACCCTCAAGGCCGCCAAGGCTCTTGACCCGACCTGCGCGCTGTACAACGCCACGAAGGCGGCCTGGAACGCGGTCACGGTTCCGGTGCAGAAGAGCGAACCCAGCTGCTGA
- a CDS encoding GNAT family N-acetyltransferase — MTDLRVVRGGRVCLGRGRERLLGVYREVYADVLREPFFSESRYWQRLEGYAERNGFALVVGDVDGELVGYALGCTLPAQARWWNGLVDPVDAGLLAEDGRRTFALNEIMVRAAWRRRGFARALHDALLAGRPEQRATLLVDPANGPARAAYLSWGWYAFGRVKPFPDSATFEALMLDLTRG, encoded by the coding sequence GTGACCGACTTGCGCGTCGTCCGGGGCGGGCGGGTCTGCCTCGGCCGAGGACGCGAGCGCCTACTGGGCGTCTATCGCGAGGTCTACGCGGACGTTCTGCGGGAGCCGTTCTTCAGCGAATCCCGCTACTGGCAGCGTCTGGAAGGGTACGCCGAGCGGAACGGCTTCGCGCTGGTCGTGGGGGACGTCGACGGTGAGCTGGTGGGGTACGCGCTCGGCTGCACCCTCCCGGCGCAGGCGCGCTGGTGGAACGGCTTGGTCGATCCCGTCGACGCCGGGCTGCTCGCCGAGGACGGTCGGCGCACGTTCGCCCTCAACGAGATCATGGTCCGGGCGGCTTGGCGACGTCGTGGCTTCGCCCGTGCGCTGCACGACGCCTTGCTGGCCGGGCGGCCGGAGCAGCGGGCGACGCTTCTGGTGGACCCGGCGAACGGGCCGGCTCGGGCGGCTTACCTCTCGTGGGGCTGGTACGCCTTCGGCCGGGTCAAGCCGTTCCCGGACAGCGCGACCTTCGAGGCGCTCATGCTCGACCTCACCCGCGGTTAG
- a CDS encoding S8 family peptidase: protein MKPHRVLAAAFAVAAAVAFSTPAQAAPAEGTVLYADPSTAISGSYIVVLRDSAATASAVPTKAKGLVGRYGGTTGRVYTAALHGFEVNLTERAARRLAADPAVDYVQQNETVSLAETQTPVPSWGLDRIDQRALPLDNAYTYANTGAGVKAYIIDTGIRLTHADFGGRAISGIDTVDNDNDATDCHGHGTHVAGTVGGSSYGVGKGVTLVAVRVMSCTGGGTTAGIIAGIDWVTADHTTGPAVANISISGSTSKPMDAAITNSIADGVTYAVAAGNLFGSNACGYSPARVPNAITVGNTTPTDARAASSNIGKCLDIFAPGTDITSAGITSDTASSVKSGTSMASPHVAGAAALVLAAHPGFTPQQVGDYLVDSATQNVVSNAGTGSPNRLLFIG from the coding sequence ATGAAACCCCATCGCGTCCTCGCCGCCGCCTTCGCAGTGGCGGCCGCAGTCGCCTTCAGCACGCCGGCCCAAGCGGCACCGGCTGAGGGAACCGTCCTTTACGCCGACCCGTCCACCGCCATCAGCGGCTCCTACATCGTCGTGCTTCGCGACTCGGCGGCCACCGCGAGCGCCGTCCCCACGAAAGCCAAAGGGCTCGTCGGCCGATACGGCGGAACAACCGGCCGCGTCTACACCGCGGCCTTGCATGGCTTCGAGGTGAACCTGACCGAACGAGCGGCCCGCCGGCTCGCCGCCGACCCGGCCGTCGACTACGTGCAGCAGAACGAAACGGTGTCCCTCGCGGAAACTCAGACGCCGGTCCCCTCGTGGGGACTCGACCGGATCGACCAGCGAGCACTCCCCCTCGACAACGCCTACACCTACGCGAACACCGGCGCGGGCGTGAAGGCGTACATCATCGACACCGGCATCAGGCTGACCCACGCCGACTTCGGCGGTCGCGCGATCTCCGGCATCGACACCGTCGACAACGACAACGACGCCACCGACTGCCACGGCCACGGCACCCACGTCGCCGGCACCGTCGGCGGTTCGTCCTACGGCGTCGGCAAAGGTGTCACCCTGGTGGCGGTCCGGGTGATGAGCTGCACCGGCGGCGGCACGACCGCCGGCATCATCGCCGGGATCGACTGGGTGACCGCCGACCACACCACCGGACCGGCTGTCGCGAACATCTCGATCAGCGGCTCGACCAGCAAGCCGATGGACGCGGCGATCACCAACTCTATCGCCGACGGCGTCACCTACGCGGTCGCCGCGGGCAACCTGTTCGGCTCCAACGCCTGCGGTTACTCGCCGGCCCGCGTACCGAACGCGATCACCGTCGGCAACACCACTCCTACTGACGCGCGGGCGGCCTCCTCGAACATCGGCAAGTGCCTGGACATCTTCGCGCCCGGCACTGACATCACCTCAGCGGGAATCACGTCGGACACCGCGAGCAGCGTCAAGAGCGGCACCTCCATGGCGAGCCCGCACGTCGCCGGCGCCGCCGCGCTGGTCCTGGCCGCCCATCCCGGCTTCACCCCCCAGCAGGTAGGCGATTACCTCGTCGACAGCGCCACTCAGAACGTCGTGAGCAACGCCGGAACCGGTTCGCCGAACCGGCTGCTGTTCATCGGCTAG
- a CDS encoding M14 family metallopeptidase, which translates to MRRKVAAFVIVLAVGAAAFQPGPALSAPLDSPGSSPAQYVVDGPQTFTEADAVARTGAAIDSIEHGKLYITATTEEVNQITKLGFHATRLGAPAPVAPPGVGAFDFPSADSGYHNYAETNAELDKIVADHPAIAQKFSIGTSYEGRAIYGVKISDNVGIDENEPEVLYNANQHAREHITVEQALYLANLFTDSYGTDARITNLVNSREFWIIPMINPDGAEYDVASGTYQMWRKNRQPNGSNRKNVGTDLNRNWSYKWGCCNGSSSTASAEDYRGPFAFSAPEAQRLRDFVLSRRVGGVQQIKVNIDFHSYSELILWPYGYTRADTGPDMSVDQQATFVAIGNQMAVTNGYTAKQASSLYVADGTLNDWMFHDQGIFSYTFEMYPIWCCTGGDFYPPDEQIVPQTTRNKEAVLILSEYADCVYRAIGKETQYCTAA; encoded by the coding sequence ATGCGACGAAAGGTCGCAGCGTTCGTCATCGTCCTCGCGGTCGGAGCGGCCGCCTTCCAACCCGGTCCGGCGTTGAGCGCGCCGCTGGACTCGCCCGGCTCCAGCCCGGCGCAGTACGTCGTCGACGGTCCGCAGACCTTCACCGAGGCCGACGCGGTCGCCCGGACCGGGGCCGCGATCGACTCGATCGAGCACGGCAAGCTCTACATCACCGCGACGACCGAAGAGGTCAACCAGATCACCAAGCTCGGTTTCCACGCGACACGGCTAGGCGCACCCGCGCCGGTCGCACCGCCGGGAGTCGGCGCGTTCGACTTCCCCTCGGCCGACTCTGGTTACCACAACTACGCCGAGACGAACGCTGAGCTAGACAAGATCGTGGCGGACCACCCGGCGATCGCGCAGAAGTTCAGCATCGGCACCTCGTACGAGGGCCGGGCGATCTACGGCGTGAAGATCTCCGACAACGTCGGGATCGATGAGAACGAACCGGAGGTGCTGTACAACGCGAACCAGCACGCCCGTGAGCACATCACCGTCGAGCAGGCGCTCTACCTGGCGAACCTGTTCACGGATTCCTACGGCACGGACGCGCGCATCACGAACCTGGTGAACAGTCGCGAGTTCTGGATCATCCCGATGATCAATCCGGACGGTGCCGAGTACGACGTGGCGTCCGGGACGTACCAGATGTGGCGTAAGAATCGGCAGCCCAACGGTTCGAACCGGAAGAACGTCGGCACCGACCTCAACCGCAACTGGTCCTACAAGTGGGGATGCTGCAACGGATCCAGCAGCACTGCGTCGGCTGAGGACTATCGGGGGCCGTTCGCGTTCTCGGCTCCGGAGGCACAGCGTTTGCGGGACTTCGTTCTCAGCCGACGGGTCGGCGGCGTACAGCAGATCAAGGTCAACATCGACTTCCACTCGTACTCGGAGTTGATCCTGTGGCCGTACGGCTACACGCGTGCGGACACCGGGCCGGACATGTCGGTGGACCAGCAAGCCACGTTCGTGGCGATCGGCAATCAGATGGCCGTGACCAACGGCTACACGGCGAAGCAGGCGAGTTCGCTGTACGTCGCGGACGGCACCCTCAACGACTGGATGTTCCACGACCAGGGCATCTTCTCGTATACGTTCGAGATGTACCCGATCTGGTGCTGCACCGGTGGCGACTTCTACCCGCCCGACGAGCAGATCGTTCCGCAGACGACGCGCAACAAGGAAGCCGTCCTGATCCTCTCCGAGTACGCGGACTGCGTGTACCGCGCCATCGGAAAGGAGACGCAGTACTGCACCGCTGCGTAG
- a CDS encoding helix-turn-helix domain-containing protein, which produces MLIDGRILRAARVQAGISMRGMSRRTGISYSHLSNVERGDRTATPAVIAAYRRALADKGHTLKTEGEDVQRREVLELLRDVGAGLLAAVPVLAAAETVRIGLHGVISRRARADWWQQAIADHAATHYSTPPAELLRDLLADAAVLERHIADGVDADRGGLLRAAGYLAGVTALAWSNLGERRQAHRWWQTALDAADQSGDRAAQVWVRAWAVTNGPNIGRQPKESLALARQRLDERPAPDSASCVLLGGLAQTQADLGDPAAVTTLRQLAELTERVPPEVAADRVSLFGWPEVRLRYAQSYVHTVRRDTAAAYAAQDRALELYGPDLPRDRAKVLLHRSRCLVIEGDITGGTVSAVEVLDDLDPTVRLESVKVSATAVLAAVPFDARKLPAVTALGERLAAR; this is translated from the coding sequence ATGCTGATCGATGGACGGATCCTGCGAGCCGCACGGGTGCAAGCGGGGATCTCGATGCGGGGCATGTCGCGCCGCACCGGGATCTCCTACAGTCATCTATCGAATGTGGAGCGTGGCGATCGGACGGCCACCCCGGCTGTGATTGCGGCATATCGGCGTGCGCTGGCCGACAAGGGCCACACCTTGAAGACGGAAGGTGAGGATGTGCAACGCCGCGAAGTGTTGGAGCTGCTGCGGGATGTCGGCGCCGGCCTGCTCGCCGCTGTCCCCGTCTTGGCCGCCGCCGAGACGGTGCGGATCGGCCTGCACGGCGTGATCAGCCGTCGCGCGCGGGCCGATTGGTGGCAGCAGGCGATCGCCGACCACGCGGCGACCCACTACTCGACCCCGCCCGCCGAGCTACTGCGTGATCTGCTCGCCGACGCCGCCGTGCTCGAGAGGCACATCGCCGACGGCGTAGACGCCGACCGAGGCGGCCTGCTGCGCGCGGCCGGCTATCTGGCCGGAGTCACCGCGCTGGCCTGGTCGAATCTGGGCGAGCGCCGCCAGGCCCACCGCTGGTGGCAGACCGCCCTCGACGCGGCCGACCAATCGGGGGATCGGGCTGCGCAGGTGTGGGTACGCGCGTGGGCAGTGACCAACGGCCCGAACATCGGCCGTCAGCCGAAGGAGAGCCTGGCGCTGGCCCGGCAACGCCTCGACGAGCGACCAGCCCCGGACAGTGCGTCGTGCGTACTCCTGGGTGGACTGGCTCAGACCCAGGCGGACCTGGGCGATCCCGCAGCCGTGACCACGTTGCGGCAGTTGGCCGAGCTGACGGAGCGTGTCCCGCCGGAGGTCGCCGCGGACCGCGTGTCGTTGTTCGGCTGGCCTGAGGTGCGGCTGCGGTACGCCCAGTCGTATGTGCACACCGTGCGGCGCGACACCGCCGCGGCCTACGCCGCGCAGGACCGGGCGCTGGAACTCTATGGCCCTGACCTGCCCCGGGACCGGGCCAAGGTCTTGCTGCACCGGTCTCGGTGCCTGGTCATCGAGGGTGACATCACCGGCGGTACGGTCAGCGCCGTCGAGGTGCTCGACGACCTCGACCCCACCGTGCGCCTGGAAAGCGTCAAGGTGTCGGCGACCGCGGTGCTTGCCGCTGTTCCGTTCGACGCCCGAAAGCTGCCGGCGGTCACCGCACTTGGCGAACGCCTGGCGGCCAGGTGA